TTGTAATAGTTAGAGCAATATTCTTCTGGCATTAGTAACATGCTCTTCAATACAGCCCAAGCATGTGGGCATGGTAATTCATCAACTTGGAACCTCCCACAAACACATTTTCTCTCTAACAAGCATATTGTGTAATTCCTCCCTCCATCGTTAACCGTATGTAAGTATGCAGTTGATGGTACCacctacatttaaaaatagaaatataaGTTTTGAGTACATACACCTGAATTACCATATGTATAATGTTGAATTACTCAGTTACATACAACTGAAATATTTGCATACAGGAATACATCATACATTTAGACCGGCAGACTATAAGCTATAATTACGTCTTATATTATGAATACTAAGATTTCAAATCTGTATTATACATAATTTTTTAGTTGAAATTGATTTTTTGCAGCATGTTTTGAAATTCATTCAACTCTGTTTTATACATATTCGAATAGCTGATTTTTGCAGAATATTTTTAGTTATATTCAGATGTATTCAAAGTCAGATTTTTGCAGAATGTTTTTAGTTATATTCAGATGTATTCAACTTAGATAAAATATGTTTTGTATGCATTTGAATTCAGTTGTATTTATGGGAGTTGTATTATAAAAAATgtgttgtattcagttgtattcatgtCAGTTATTTCAGAAAACAATAAAGTTATATAATACAATGACATTAAAATAAAACTTACAGTAATGCGTGTAGACATTGCCTCATTCAAAGTCAGCATCTCCTGGTATTTTTTTCCAAGCGTTGTGTGTGTTTGTGTAGCTTCTTTGCGGTTACTACAATTCCAACGTCCAAACATCTTCCTAACTTCTTCGAGGAAGTCGTATATTGGCAATTCCCTTGCTGACACTAGTGCGGCGTTGATTGACTCAGCAATATTCGACGTCATTGTCCATCCCCTGTTAACAGGTGCATACAACCTAGCCCACTTTTCGTATCCAGCTAACTCTAAGTATTCTTTCACCCTAATATCTACCTTCTCCACCTTCTACATCAGACTGTCAAATTCAGCTTGTGTGTATGCTTTTGCCATCGAGAAGTATCAACTTGGCATGACTCTTTTTGAATTTCTTATATACGTTGTTCCATAGATGCCATATACAAGCAAAATGTGGTACATCTGGATACACTCTCGATATAGATTTAATGATACACTCATTTCTATCTGAAACGATGTACATGTTTTCCCTGTAACCGTATActatcttgaattgctcaaagaaccacgTCCAAGCAGCATCATTCT
This genomic stretch from Nicotiana sylvestris chromosome 9, ASM39365v2, whole genome shotgun sequence harbors:
- the LOC104220367 gene encoding uncharacterized protein, which encodes MVKSPKNEFMYVYISLYAFIKGFDHCRPIVVVDGSHLKSYYTGTFVSASTLDGAENDAAWTWFFEQFKIVYGYRENMYIVSDRNECIIKSISRVYPDVPHFACIWHLWNNKVEKVDIRVKEYLELAGYEKWARLYAPVNRGWTMTSNIAESINAALVSARELPIYDFLEEVRKMFGRWNCSNRKEATQTHTTLGKKYQEMLTLNEAMSTRITVVPSTAYLHTVNDGGRNYTICLLERKCVCGRFQVDELPCPHAWAVLKSMLLMPEEYCSNYYKPNTVVMTYDVPVYPLPDRNNWNIPAHIAKEVVLPPKWKRPPGRPKKKRDKPLSELM